In a single window of the Thermoanaerobaculia bacterium genome:
- a CDS encoding sigma-70 family RNA polymerase sigma factor has product MNPFEAPCPDSDLAGRARAGETWAFEQLVRRHAAMAIGAAARITRDAGLAEDAAQEAFWKAWRALPTYREEQNFGGWLRRIVVRCALDIVRRRRPVFPLTGSERSAGGEERAIETRSRLAHALARISALDREILTAVKGEGRAIGEVAAELGITSVAARVRLHRARTKLKKILREEP; this is encoded by the coding sequence GTGAATCCGTTCGAAGCGCCGTGCCCCGATTCCGACCTCGCCGGACGCGCTCGCGCCGGCGAGACGTGGGCATTCGAGCAGCTCGTCCGGCGCCACGCCGCGATGGCGATCGGGGCGGCCGCGCGGATCACTCGGGACGCCGGGCTGGCGGAAGACGCCGCCCAGGAGGCGTTCTGGAAGGCGTGGCGCGCGCTCCCGACGTACCGCGAGGAGCAGAACTTCGGCGGATGGCTGCGGCGGATCGTCGTTCGCTGCGCGCTCGACATCGTCCGGCGCCGGCGGCCGGTGTTCCCCCTGACCGGGTCCGAGCGGTCGGCCGGCGGCGAGGAGAGGGCGATCGAGACCCGCAGCCGCCTCGCGCACGCCCTCGCCCGGATCTCCGCCCTGGACCGCGAGATCCTCACGGCGGTGAAAGGGGAAGGACGGGCGATCGGAGAAGTCGCGGCCGAGCTCGGCATCACCTCGGTCGCCGCTCGGGTCCGTCTCCATCGGGCGCGAACGAAATTGAAGAAGATCCTCCGGGAGGAGCCATGA
- a CDS encoding Spy/CpxP family protein refolding chaperone yields MSIQIVRKSIVGAVAAAAILLGGLWAGRLAAGPLGHGRHFSADRIFQRISDRLDLSDSQRDQVRGVLKAHKDAILEEIGTVRSARLALRRAIDASPADEAAIREKAAELGTAEGDAAVLRAQLKAEILPVLNDEQKEKLAAFRSRVEGKGDRMQASVQEFLSK; encoded by the coding sequence ATGAGCATTCAGATCGTCCGAAAATCGATAGTGGGCGCGGTCGCCGCAGCGGCGATCCTCCTCGGCGGCCTCTGGGCGGGACGCCTGGCCGCGGGCCCGCTCGGCCATGGAAGGCATTTTTCGGCGGACCGGATTTTCCAGCGGATCTCGGACCGCCTCGACCTCTCCGATTCCCAGCGCGATCAGGTCCGGGGGGTGCTCAAGGCGCACAAGGACGCGATCCTGGAGGAGATCGGAACCGTCCGGTCGGCGCGCCTGGCGCTCCGCCGCGCGATCGACGCGAGCCCCGCCGACGAAGCCGCGATCCGCGAGAAGGCTGCCGAGCTCGGGACGGCCGAGGGTGACGCCGCCGTCCTGCGGGCACAGCTCAAGGCCGAGATCCTGCCCGTCCTGAACGACGAGCAAAAGGAGAAGCTCGCGGCGTTCCGGTCCCGCGTCGAAGGGAAAGGCGATCGCATGCAGGCGTCGGTGCAGGAGTTCCTGTCGAAGTGA
- a CDS encoding SpoIID/LytB domain-containing protein, which translates to MAPPILRVGLASDVAEFTLPAPGAPWIVSGGEETALFAGPLTFRPHGGGGVVRIQTGAFSEEGAARAAAAEMGKRTGLEASIAFSAEKGLYRVRLGAFGDARAAADAQAKLQAAGISGFPVTESSGNAALLMRDGSGREETLGGASAEIAPGAPGLFAASGGKSYRGRLRLVVNGRGTLNVVNVVNLEDYLRGVVPAEMGPKRFDEIEALKAQAVAARTYAIDSRNGFDSEGYDLCATPKCQVYGGIDAEDPLTDLAVEQTRGQIAAFQGKPIHALFTSTCGGATEDARLIFPGMAAPYLAGVTCGEQEKSMFDGARVPKGSRGQSLSPLEWRGWVLARLAAARGRRGRAALWEEAFRVAGIKPRGSAPASLSPPAVYPAVLAGFGLTDDRDVHLTTLDLDYAAGPPDPAAALPADARAAYDTLGRLKIAEGAGLPAPGRTMSEADFGGLLLSVAMRLGGVVETSGRLARREGGSFVVKTAAGRAEVPADTTIEVARLVNGRFYPASEVAVTSGDPVGFWKRGPKVLALWTVESPAGGTFEKESAWTEWVRRVSARELAIRLAPRIVATEVRSIEIRRRGRSGRVVEAAITTDKGVLALTGFDIRQALQLPELLFTVEKAFAPDGSAEFVFIGRGWGHGVGLCQNGAYGMALAGHSYEEILKHYYPGIDVTPLEPASAAPAQAPPAGAPAVVPTTVSIPPPAVPAPAPAPPTAVAPPPAPAR; encoded by the coding sequence GTGGCGCCTCCGATTCTCCGCGTCGGGCTCGCGAGCGACGTCGCGGAATTCACGCTTCCCGCTCCGGGAGCCCCGTGGATCGTCTCCGGTGGGGAGGAGACCGCCCTCTTCGCCGGCCCGCTGACGTTCCGGCCGCACGGAGGCGGGGGCGTCGTCCGGATCCAGACGGGCGCGTTCTCGGAGGAGGGCGCGGCCCGCGCGGCCGCGGCGGAGATGGGCAAGCGCACCGGACTCGAGGCCTCGATCGCGTTCTCCGCCGAAAAAGGGCTTTATCGGGTCCGCCTCGGCGCCTTCGGAGACGCACGCGCCGCGGCGGACGCCCAGGCGAAGCTCCAGGCGGCCGGCATCTCCGGTTTCCCGGTGACGGAGTCTTCGGGCAACGCGGCGCTGCTGATGCGCGACGGCTCCGGCCGCGAGGAGACGCTCGGCGGAGCGTCGGCGGAAATCGCCCCGGGCGCCCCCGGTCTTTTCGCCGCGAGCGGCGGCAAGAGCTATCGCGGCCGCCTGCGGCTCGTCGTCAACGGCCGCGGGACGCTGAACGTCGTCAACGTGGTCAACCTCGAAGACTACCTCCGGGGCGTCGTCCCCGCGGAGATGGGGCCGAAGCGGTTCGACGAGATCGAGGCGCTGAAAGCCCAGGCGGTCGCGGCGCGCACGTACGCGATCGACTCACGAAACGGATTCGACTCGGAAGGCTACGACCTGTGCGCGACGCCGAAATGCCAGGTCTACGGCGGGATCGACGCCGAGGACCCGCTGACCGACCTCGCCGTCGAGCAGACGCGCGGCCAAATCGCGGCGTTCCAGGGAAAGCCGATCCACGCGCTCTTCACGTCGACGTGCGGCGGGGCGACCGAGGACGCCCGGCTGATCTTCCCGGGCATGGCGGCGCCCTATCTCGCGGGCGTGACGTGCGGCGAGCAGGAGAAGTCGATGTTCGACGGCGCGCGCGTGCCGAAGGGATCGCGCGGCCAGTCGCTCTCGCCGCTGGAGTGGCGCGGATGGGTGCTCGCGAGGCTCGCCGCGGCCCGGGGCCGCCGCGGACGCGCCGCGCTGTGGGAGGAGGCGTTCCGGGTCGCCGGAATCAAGCCCCGGGGCAGCGCTCCCGCCTCTCTCTCCCCGCCGGCCGTGTACCCGGCCGTGCTCGCCGGTTTCGGGCTCACCGACGACCGCGACGTGCACCTGACGACGCTCGACCTCGACTACGCCGCCGGCCCGCCGGATCCGGCCGCCGCCCTCCCCGCGGACGCGCGCGCCGCATACGACACGCTCGGCCGGCTGAAGATCGCCGAGGGAGCGGGACTCCCGGCTCCGGGCCGGACGATGTCGGAGGCGGACTTCGGCGGCCTCCTGCTGTCGGTCGCGATGCGGCTCGGCGGCGTCGTCGAGACCTCCGGACGCCTCGCCCGCCGGGAGGGCGGAAGCTTCGTCGTCAAGACGGCGGCCGGACGCGCGGAAGTCCCCGCGGACACGACGATCGAAGTGGCGCGCCTCGTCAACGGCCGTTTCTATCCCGCGTCCGAAGTCGCGGTGACGTCGGGCGATCCAGTCGGCTTCTGGAAACGCGGTCCGAAGGTCCTCGCGCTCTGGACCGTCGAGTCGCCGGCGGGAGGGACGTTCGAGAAGGAGTCCGCCTGGACCGAGTGGGTGCGCCGCGTCTCGGCGCGCGAGCTCGCGATCCGGCTCGCGCCGCGGATCGTCGCGACCGAGGTTCGCTCGATCGAGATCCGCCGGCGCGGGCGCTCGGGGCGCGTGGTCGAAGCGGCGATCACCACGGACAAGGGCGTGCTCGCGCTGACCGGCTTCGACATCCGCCAGGCGCTGCAGCTCCCGGAGCTCCTCTTCACGGTCGAAAAGGCCTTCGCCCCGGACGGTTCGGCGGAGTTCGTGTTCATCGGCCGCGGGTGGGGCCACGGCGTCGGTCTCTGCCAGAACGGCGCGTACGGCATGGCGCTCGCCGGGCATTCCTACGAAGAAATCCTGAAGCACTACTACCCGGGCATCGACGTCACGCCGCTCGAGCCGGCGTCAGCGGCGCCGGCCCAGGCTCCTCCGGCCGGCGCGCCCGCCGTCGTGCCCACGACCGTGAGCATTCCTCCGCCGGCCGTTCCCGCTCCGGCGCCCGCTCCACCGACGGCCGTCGCCCCCCCTCCGGCCCCCGCGCGCTGA